Genomic window (Molothrus ater isolate BHLD 08-10-18 breed brown headed cowbird chromosome 7, BPBGC_Mater_1.1, whole genome shotgun sequence):
TGTTTAAAGGCTATCAAGTAAGAAATTTACTCTAATTTTAAGATGCGCAAAACGCATATTCTTCCCTAGGCCTCCTTTCATCAAAAtcctaattttttaaaaagtgtaagCAACAGAGGCAGCATTTTCACAGTAAAAGCATGCTTGAGCACCTGCCAGAGTACAGCCCTATAAACACAAGCTACTGGAAATTGCACAAAAtagggagaggaaaaagggaatttgtCAGAAGGGAATTAAAAcagttttcagaaataaaagaatcaTACATTGGTCGTACAGAAAATTTCATTCTTGCTGAAGGAAAACAATCCAAACCGATATAGAATTCAGTCAATTTTACTAAAACAATGGAGATTACACATACATTACCATCCCAGGAATGAATGACACTGATTATATAGAGTTTGGTTTATGAAGAGAATTATTAGCAAGTGTCAAACTGCAGGAAGCAGGCAAGTGATGCTGCACACTGTGCTAGATCTGAGCACATCTTATTATTCACTAATTCATAAATAGCAAGCATTGCAATGAAACAACTGACCCCAAATGCCACAACTGGCAGCTGCTAGCTCTTATGGTGATGATGGATCTCAGCCACACAGGAAGGACtggacacaaaaaaaaaaaaaaaaattaatcagtaAAGATACACTAGAATGGCCCAAATGTTTAATAGTGAATTCTCCATAGGGTCATCaagcaaagagaaagcaaaagaaaaaaacccactaaacTGAAGTAagagcaaacaaacagaaaagagaagtttGTAAACAGGACGCAGAATGAAATCATGTGAGAAAAAGCATGCACTTCCTGTACCTTTCCATGTTAATATCCAATTAGTAAGTGGAGTTTAAAATAGCCATTTTAGGGGCAACAGACCTAGCTGCAGCTAGTGACAAGTCTCTTGGCAATCATATGACTAGAAGTTTAGATTCACATTTCTTAGACTAACATATCTATAAACAAAAGGCTTAGCCTCTTTCCATTTCACTTACCTATACAGAAAACATGCAGCAATATTTTTGTTGCTTCAGATGGAACATCAGACAATATAATGCAGTACAAGTATAAAATAACTAAACTTTTCCCCAAATGATTACACCAGAACTGTTATGATAGACACAATTTATATCAATCTACCTGCATGTGTATCTATACAAACATTTACAAACACATGTATATTTATATGGCTTATACACACTGAACACAAATATTCCCCTATTACTCTTACCTGCAGAGAACAACAGTGCTATGTTCAGTTAAATTTAGAGAACACTCACAGTGCAAAGGCTATCATGTGCCACTATGATCTGAATGCAAGCATCCATGAACTATAGCACAAATGACACTTTGTCTGGTACTGTTGATGCCACCCAAAACCACAGCTTGACACAAACCATGGGAAAAGCAGTAACTGCAAGAGACTAGAACCATGCCTACCTCCCAAAGGGGACACTGCAGCTCAAAAggatagattaaaaaaaaaccaaaaaaacaaactaaaagcacaaaataaaacaaaccctaCCCACCCACTCCATCCATGTGCCCAAACCTTTTACACTTTGCTCACTCTGTAGACTGCAATTGTGTGCTCAGTTCCTCAGGCCTCAGGGGTCTCCCtcataaacacacaaaaaatacaaCTAACATTTACCGGGCCAATGCCTCAGAACTTCAGATAAACActtaacaaaaccaaaacttaaTTCACAGGTATTTGTCCTGGGCCTGAAATCAAAGATCACAAATTTCAATCCTCACTAAAGTTTCCACTGTTACTATGGTCCAAGTAACTTTTGCTACCAGACACTATTTAACATATACTCTTTGGAAACATGAAAACATTCCTATATCATCTTCTAATATGGAGATGATCTGAAACCTCCAGTAGAGATGAGAGATCTTCTCACTTCCTGAAAAAAAGGATCACCTGGCAGCCTTTGAGAATGAATGTTAGCCTTATCCATTTGTACAGACGTGAATATCTGAAGTCATACGCTTATCAAGAGAACATGCTGTTAATTGCCAAAAGAATTAAGCTTCGAGTAAATATATTCAATGTCATTAGCAAACATACAAACAACAGGGAGAGGATTAGCATTTTTGATTCAAACTTGATCTTAAATACCAAATTTGGAtctcaaaataatttatagTTGGCAGTTGGAAtatgttgttttttaattttcattagcACTATTAAAAACTTTGTACtaaaaaatagcattttgttGGTAAAACTCAATAGTTACTACTATTTGTACTGATGGTAGAACAGAAAGAACGATGTGCTGTGAGCTGCATTTGAAAGCTGTAAGAAGTCTACAACTGTCAAAAATACCTGGATACCAGCTGTAGCATCCCACTCCCACCACACCTGACTTACAGCTCCTAGGTCAAAGCCCAGGAATTGCCCAGGGAATACACACTGCAATAGAGGCAATTAGCAGATGACCTCCAAGGTACAGCCATTACTTCAGGCATTACTACTGCCACCACTTGGCAGTTTTCAAGCAGCAGATATGTTTGTTGGGGTATTTTAAGCAGACTACAGCCACCAGGCAGTTGccttctgcagctggggagcaggTGGTAATACCACAAGCATTTGCCTAACACATAGCAGTGTGCTGCCAACATTTGCCTTTTTCAATCATTGATGAGAGCTCAGCCACAGACACACAATACAAGCTGATCATATTCATTACCTGGGAAACATATTCAAACTCCAAGTGGTATGTGAAAAGGTAGTATGAAAATTTTAAAGGGAAAGTTCTATCTTAGAACTACTAATTACTAGTAAATGAAgctaactaaataaataaaacttaaacCACAAAGACTATTCAGCGTCAACCTGCAATGAATAAAATTATCAGAATTCAGTAAGCCTTTGGAAGGGTTTAACTACCTGTGAATCTACTTGAGATCTTAACAGAGCGGAGTTTTAATTCTAGGTAACAAGACTTCtgagaaaacaggaaagaacGAGCAAGAAATAGAGGGCACTTTATTCCAAGACAACATTTGGGTTACAGCCCCCTCTGCTGGAAGTACCCAGTACATATTGTTACACAATAGtctggaaaaatgtaaaaagtaaaataagtttaaaatatGTGGAAAAGAGAGCTTACAACATGACTTGTATTCACTCATGTTTAGTCTTCCACTTGCAGCTGAGTGAGCAGCCCTCACAGAAGAGTAAGTGCCGTAATATCAAGAAACTGACAACTTTAGATCTCTGTCATCAGGCAAATCAGTTTGGACATTATTTCATATATGGCGTCAATAGCCTTATTAATTTAGGTAAAAGCACCTTaaactggaaacagaaaaaatccaACAACTTGCACCAGGTGACATGGAATAATATTCAAATGGCCTTTCTAAATCAGAAGTGCACAAGGAAACACCCAGATGTGACTGACTGGGACAGCTTTTCATTCTCCGTGTTTCAAAATTTCTTCATAACATGAGGTGCTTTTCTAAGGCTGAATAAGAGGGAAAGACCCAGAGAAAGCAACAAGGACTTGTAACCATCATCTTAAAGAGCTGAATAAGGTTCACCATTTTCTCTCAAAATGTTTCTTATTTGCCGTTTACTTTGTAGCTCAGTCTTAAAATAACTACTCATGTCTTGACTTCTTAGCTTCTCCAAGAAGTTCCAAAACAAGTAACATGTTTGTCCCTCTGTAACAAAACTTCAATTGAAGAAAAACCTCAGTTTGTTTCCaatatttcccatttccttATGGACcaattaattaataaaagaCTTTTTCAACCATTCCCCTCTTGTCTTACTGTCACTACTTCAAGAAAAAAGACAGCAATACTGCTGTGCTTGCTGTAACTATCTTGGTTTGATACTCACAGCTGCAGGCATGGCTATGTGACTCTGGACATAGGGCTGGTGATGTAGTGTTTGAACTCCATGATCAGAATACAGCTGatacaaaaaaaatacaaaaaattagCACAAAAGCTTGTTTCACAATGTTACATTTTTTAAGCCTTTCATATGAATTTAGAATCCTTAAAACTTCAAATTGTGGGCTGAACTACTGacttttttaaaacacaatttcaatatttaaatcTATGTTCGCCCCACTGACGAGCAAAGTTTAGTAAACTTAGTTTCTCTTAAATCAGTGTCACAAATCGGTGTCACTTTCCTTGACAGAAGTAGCAGCTTCTCTATTACAAATTTCACTCAGTTCCAATGGAAACAGTGTTTAAATGTGTAGACTAGCACATCAAAAATGTAATTCCCAGCAGTATCatactaataaaatatttacatacaAGTAATACTGACTACTCTTGGAATTTTACACCATTCCTCTGAAATTTGACACACTGCTTCCTTTAACGTGAACAAATTGCCTACCTGTAGGCAATTTGTACCTGTAAACCAAGAGCACATAACATCcaaatattctttaaataatttcaactATCTTCTTAGTGCTCATGGATTTCAGATCTTTGTACACCTTTATATCAAAATCATGAAATAGTACAGGTAAAATAGTACtgttaataatattattattattataaaatatataccaAGATATATGCACcttcagaaaggaagaaaaatccccaTAACCCAAGCCTTGTGTTATTCAGTACCTTTGTAGGgaaattaaattacttcagAATGTCAGAATTTTCCACTTCAGATGTCTGAAATACCAGTTTTGGAATTTCTCTTGTGGGAATAAAACACCCATTTACTTTTGGAACCATACTTGATTACTAGTATTATTAATTAGATGTCCTAATTTAACATCTATTTTGGCCTCCCTGTTCATGAGGAACAATTGTTTGAGGAGTACCAATTAATACCAAAGTGAAAATGTGTGTAATTCAGTTTTTCCTGTAGCCATCTACTATCATTTTTCATATCCAATCATGAAGAGATTGATTGAATGATTAAGTTTTTTTGCTTACAGTTTTTTGATTCTATACCAGTAACATTTCTAACGCTTaagaaatttttaaagtataatAAAGCACTCTTAATTAATTCAGATCATCAGAATATTTAGAAACAAGCTTCTACTCAGAGAAGAAttactttagaaaaatattGTGGTTCAGGGACATTCAACCCAACATTCCAAAGAATGAACGCccattttatttaaacattacTTGCACACAAAACCAATTCAAAAGTCCTTATATTGCTGTCTGCAATACATTTGTGACtctctaaaatatttcagaatcaAAGCATTCTCCTACACAGTAATAGAAGTTCTAACTTGAGGACACCTGAAATTATTTAACATCAACATACGTACCAGAACAGTTGACCTCACTGCTCTAATAGCCAgtgcttaaaataaaagattGTATTTTTCAATCACAAATAAGTACTTTAGTTTTCAGcacatttttttgcattttttataaTACCTCAGGAACTGCAGCTTCCATTAGGAGAGGTGGAGATATACATCCACCTTCCTGGTTAATTCCTATTGGCTGATAAAAGACTTCAGATGGTTGCAGGTACAGAAGTGGAGGTGAAGAGGTAGgagactgaaataaaacacattatTCTAATAAATTTTGTAATTTAAGCAGGATAAATAGAAGAGCTTATTTTACAGTCTTTGCTACatataaacaaaatataaagctttattttaaagtgtcaAATTAATCTTTGATAACCTAAAGAGACTAAATGAGAGGGAAGTGGATAGAAAGGCCAGGTagttggaggaaaaaaaagtcctttaatTTTATGTGGTTTTCAGATTTTATTCACATTTTGGAGAGCATTGCAAAATCCTAAAACTTgtaaaattcacatttaatctcaaaatcacagaaacataCAAGAGttaaattttcctttgcaaCAGTTACACTAGCAAAacaagttttttgttttaaattaattagaGTATCTCTGTAATTCAGCATCCTGATTTCAAAGCAGTGGATTGATCTATTAGAGTGGAACAGACCATAACTGGACAAAGCTGGCTGCTATTAAAGTAATGAGACTGCATTGCAACAGCTCAAGCTTAAGAGACTTGGTCCTCCCTTCAGGTTCAAACACTAAGTTCCTCAAGTGTTCAGATTTCCATATTAAGCTGCTCTTTTACAAAACAGATAAACTCTCCCCACAAAATGACTAAGTTAACAATAACTTCTTCCTACTTCAAGGGCCTGGGTCTAATTATACCCAATGTGTGTCCACATGCTCCTGATAACTCTACCCCTATGAAATGTCAGAGTTGTCAGTTAATTAGTAAGTTAATATCTGCTTCTTTAATCAGGTGAAATTTGGTAGTTTTTAACTGCTTCTAAAGAATTTGTTAGCTAATTTGATACAAATATTTTGCTAAATGGAAGGGAAGATGTTTTCTCTACATCAGACTCATATTTAATGCTTCAACAGATGTTACTTTATCCCTTCCATTGTAGCAGTAAATGTTGTAAATACATGGCTAAAACATAGCAATTAATACTAATTTCAACCAAGTTGTGAATATCTCACTCTTAGATAAGCACAGCAAACCTTCAAACTAGGTGAAAAGTAATGGTAAAATGCTGCAACTACAACCTGTATTTACCTGTGGAACAGACCACTGCCACTGACTTGAAAGACACTGTGTTGGTGCCTAAAATTGAACAAGAAGCTGTCACTAATGTGGTAAAGAACAAATACACACAGAATGACTACTATTGTCAAATCTGTAATTAATTCTTAACTAAAAAGAGGAAATACGATTTTCATTAAGCTCCAAATTACTCAGGAACATGGTTTTATATATTTCCACTCAGCCTCCAACTTGACCATTTCATAAACTTCAAAAACTTAAGTCAGGTTCTCAACAGAGATGCTCAGAGCACATGAATCAATGGATCCAAGCTGGACCAGTAAAAAATGTGCCTTTAAGGGAAAGGTCTTTATTGTGAGAAGGGTCAAGTATAGGAAGAGGCTCTCCAGAAACACTGTGTGGAATCTTCATCATTGAAGCTACTTGAAACCCAACTGGACAAGTACCCAAGAACCCTGATCTAACCAGCCCTACTCTAAGCAGGAGTCTGGCTTAGACGATAAGCCAGCTGTCCTGCAACaatctttttttgtctttacaaaagaaaatgtaacttATTAAACTTTCATGTAGTTACATAGCAAAATAAACTGTATTCTACTGAAAAGTCttcaatgaaattaaaatatgtttcacACTACTATTACGAACTATCTCCTAAGAATAAACAGACCTGGGACAGTGCTGCAAATAGTACTGCATGGCTGGAGGATTAGTGATGGTCTGAAAATCATTTTCAAACAGATACCTGATAATGGTACGTAGGAGACTGATAAACAGGTGGAGCAACCATCACAGGTGAACTGGAAACAGAGCGagacttcaaaagaaaagaagttacAAATCTTAATGCAGCAATTTCATCAACTGTCACTCTTATTACACACAGCTCTGGAGTACTACGATACTGAACCACGCCCCCCCCTTTTGAAAATGATTCACAAAATTTTAACCTACACCCAAACTGCTTCAAGTCCAGTGTCTCTAACAGCCTATGTTAGATCAAACAAAAATCTCTGGCATACCCACTCACACCTTCCTAGAAAGCAGTAGGCCATCACTGTCTAGAGACAGTAGAACTTATTCCTGGGGCAAGGCCCAGACTGATTATGAACTGTCCTGTTCAGTAGGTCACACCAAAGGAAAAGTGCTCTGTAAAAGCACAATAAACTGAAgtgttatttaaaacaaaaaaacaaacaaccaagcAACACAAAATAAAGTCTAATATAAGGAAGTCAATTAAGCATCTAGAATGAGGCataactgaagaaaataaagcagaagggACTTGAAGACACTGCAGCTAGCCTGGTCCATAGAAAAGCATAAGTATCAAAATAAATTCCTTACCGGCCATGGCTGCTGAACAGGAGAGACTTCAGATGTATGAAAATAAGCCACTCCATTATGGTAAACGTATGGATATCCACTGGAAGTGGTCAAGTACATTGTACCAGCTTCTGGTGATACAGCAGTAGTTGCATACATTGTACCAGCTTGTGGTGTCACAGCAGAACctggaataaatatttaaaaacttacttgtaaataatttttttcagatgtgtataccatgaaaaaaagagaagatcaCTTTTGatcttcacagaaagaaaacattcaaaGGAAGGAACATGGAGCAGCCTGTCTAATGCCATCTCAATTCCCTCTCAAACACGATCATGAAAGCAGATGGCCACAGGATGTCTCCAGAGCTAGATGGGAAAGGCTGCTGAAGATGACATCCGTACAAATAATTAAACACAATGCATAATATGGGGAGatttctggagagaaaaaaagacaaaattaattctgtAGCTGAAGATGAAATCACAAAATAGTAAcatgtacagaaaaaaatcaggaagaaGACAATATAAACAACATCACTAagtaagttttaattttttatcttgCCTTGCAAAGGTAAAAACCACCACttaaaaaccaccccaaaaaacactTCATAAATGAAGTGCCATTTTATGAACAGACAAAACACTGCAGAGATAACCAGAATGCTCAGTGGATGATGACCAAGAAGGGTCCCACAGAGATTCAAGAGCTTTTATTGATAGTAAGAGTTTGACTAATTCCTAGAAAAGCCTTAAGACACCTGGATACAACACAGATGATAGATTATCCATAGACAGGCTACGATGTTAGGATAACGTTAAGCACACCTTAGGAAAGCTAAAGGCTGTTTTAGCTCCAGTCAGCAATCTAGAATAGCACTTACTGCTATCTCAGATGAGGAGATCAACACAATCCCATGGCCAACAATCCTGTCCACTAGCCACCAAGTAATTGCACAAACTTTCTGCCAGTGTTGAGTAAATCTCtggcaaagaaaaaggaaatcttCCTCATCAAACGCAGAAAATTCACcgatgaaaaaatacattttgatgCTGGGGAAAAGCAAACCAAGTGGCTCTCCCAATTATGGTCAAAGCTCTCATCCCAAATGATCCTATGACAGAAgagctaaaaataattttgctctaCAGTAGGAAAGACAAGCACTATATATGTGGGCTACAGAGGACAGCAGTTAATTGTCCAGCTCTCTAATTCTGTGGAATATGATGGAACCCACAGCTCTACAGTGACATTTTAAGTCCAGGTGTTCTGGCTTCATAAATCCAAGATGAGCTGCAGTAGGACAAAGCATTCTGGT
Coding sequences:
- the BOLL gene encoding protein boule-like; the encoded protein is MDPEGAATDQMQTESLPSCPNTVSPVRLNNLIGSPRFGTVTPNRVFVGGIDFKTNENDLKKFFAQYGSVTEVKIINDRAGVSKGYGFVTFETQEEAQKILQDAKKLNYKDKKLNIGPAIRKQVRTGTMYATTAVSPEAGTMYLTTSSGYPYVYHNGVAYFHTSEVSPVQQPWPSRSVSSSPVMVAPPVYQSPTYHYQAPTQCLSSQWQWSVPQSPTSSPPLLYLQPSEVFYQPIGINQEGGCISPPLLMEAAVPELYSDHGVQTLHHQPYVQSHIAMPAASFLCG